Below is a window of Cytophaga hutchinsonii ATCC 33406 DNA.
TTAATGCGTTATAAATAACCTCTTTTCTATTGGGGTACTGAAGCTCCCAATCGGCAAGCATTTTTTTAGTAATCTTGCGCTGCATATTTTCCTGCGAGCCACATAGATTGCACGGTATGATCGGAAATTTTTTATAGATGGAATATTCGGCTATTTCATTTTCTTTACAATATACCAGCGGACGGATTACAACATGTTTACCATCATCGGTGCGGTACTTTGCCGGCATAGCTTCCATTTTCCCGCTAAAGAATAAGTTCAGGAAAAACGTCTCCAGTACATCTTCCCGGTGGTGACCCAGAGCAATCTTGGTAACACCCAGCTCTTCAGCAGTAGCATACAAACTTCCTCTGCGCAGGCGTGAACACAGGCTGCACATCGTTTTTCCGGCAGGTGTTTTATCAATTACAATGCTGTATGTATCCTTTTCAACAATTTTAAAATTAACGCCTAAATGCGTCAGGTATTCTGGCAGGATATGTTCGGGATAATCCGGCTGTTTCTGATCTAAATTAACCGCAATGATTTCAAAATTTTTCCGTACGGTTTGAGCATGTATAAACATGTCCAGCATGGTATAACTATCTTTACCGCCAGATAAACATACCATGATCTTATCTCCCGGTTCGATCAGATCAAACTCTTCCACTGCTTCCCAAAAACTTTTTCGCAAGCGGTTTATATTCTTTTCTTCAGGAGTTGGTAATGGCATGATTTCAGTAGTAAATGTATGCCTCAAAGGTACGAAGAAAACCAGTAATGCGAAATGCCTTTACACACTGAATGTATTAAAAGCAACTGATTTTCATACCTTATCAGCTTGTTATTGTAAGTATTTAACAGGAACTTTAACGGCTGAATCACCTACGCTCCCATACACTTTTATGAATATTAATGAATTTCTCATAAAGCGGTTTCATATCTCAAAAGATAAAGCCAGTAACATGGTGCTTGAAAATCAGGTATTCATTAACGGCGTAAAAGCGCTTCAACGGAACGATGTATTAAAAAGTGACCACATTGTAGTGAATGGCGAAGTATTGCAGGAGGGCCGGAATTTTACGTATTACGCATATTATAAACCGCGCGGTATTGAGTGTACGCTGAATGCAGCCATTGAAAACAATCTGT
It encodes the following:
- the ttcA gene encoding tRNA 2-thiocytidine(32) synthetase TtcA produces the protein MPLPTPEEKNINRLRKSFWEAVEEFDLIEPGDKIMVCLSGGKDSYTMLDMFIHAQTVRKNFEIIAVNLDQKQPDYPEHILPEYLTHLGVNFKIVEKDTYSIVIDKTPAGKTMCSLCSRLRRGSLYATAEELGVTKIALGHHREDVLETFFLNLFFSGKMEAMPAKYRTDDGKHVVIRPLVYCKENEIAEYSIYKKFPIIPCNLCGSQENMQRKITKKMLADWELQYPNRKEVIYNALKNISPSHLFDRDLYDFKELKHRVEELNEKDTPKVEEYIP